From one Felis catus isolate Fca126 chromosome E2, F.catus_Fca126_mat1.0, whole genome shotgun sequence genomic stretch:
- the ZNF606 gene encoding zinc finger protein 606 isoform X3 → MGICSLWGIRLPSRRSSLCWSKEKNHGQWNKHILKALVQYQKYWLLFYKAAAEPGSQRWDQEWMRNLESKALIPTQSIFEEEQSHSMKLERYIWDDPWFSRLEVLGCKDQLEMYHMNQSTAMRQMVFMQKQVLSQRGSEFCELGAECSQSLNFVPSQRVSQIEHFYKPDTNAESWRCNSAIMYADKITCGNHDYDKTFYQSIQPNQPERMETGDNLLKCTDAVKSFNHILHFGDHKGMHTGEKLYEYKECHQIFNQSPSFNEHPRLHIGENQYDYKEYENIFYFSSFMERQKIGTVEKAYKYNEWEKVFGYDSFLTQHTSTYTSEKPYEYNECGTSFIWSSYLIQHKKTHTGEKPYECDKCGKVFRNRSALTKHERTHTGIKPYECNKCGKAFSWNSHLIVHKRIHTGEKPYVCNECGKSFNWNSHLIGHQRTHTGEKPFECTECGKSFSWSSHLIAHMRMHTGEKPFKCDECEKAFRDYSALSKHERTHSGAKPYKCTECGKSFSWSSHLIAHQRTHTGEKPYNCQECGKAFRERSALTKHEIIHSGIKPYECNKCGKSCSQMAHLVRHQRTHTGEKPYECNKCGKSFSQSCHLVAHRRIHTGEKPYKCNQCERSFNCSSHLIAHRRTHTGEKPYRCNECGKAFNESSSLIVHLRNHTGEKPYKCNHCEKAFCKNSSLIIHQRMHSGEKRFICNDCGKAFSGHSALLQHQRNHSEEKL, encoded by the coding sequence aGTGGATGAGGAATCTTGAAAGCAAAGCATTGATCCCAACACAAAGCATTTTTGAGGAAGAACAATCCCATAGCATGAAGCTGGAAAGATACATATGGGATGATCCTTGGTTCTCCAGGTTAGAAGTCTTGGGATGTAAAGACCAGTTGGAAATGTATCACATGAACCAGAGTACAGCTATGAGGCAAATGGTCTTCATGCAAAAGCAAGTACTATCTCAAAGAGGTTCAGAATTCTGTGAACTTGGAGCAGAGTGTAGCCAGAGCTTAAACTTTGTTCCATCTCAGAGAGTTTCTCAAATAGAACATTTCTATAAGCCTGATACAAATGCTGAAAGCTGGCGGTGTAACTCAGCCATAATGTATGCAGATAAGATTACCTGTGGAAATCATGATTATGACAAAACTTTCTACCAGTCCATACAACCTAATCAGCCTGAAAGGATGGAAACTGGAGATAATCTTCTTAAATGTACTGATGCTGTGAAATCTTTCAATCATATACTACATTTTGGTGATCATAAGGGAATGCATACAGGAGAAAAACTCTATGAATATAAGGAATGCCATCAAATCTTTAACCAGAGCCCATCATTTAATGAACACCCACGACTTCATATTGGAGAAAACCAGTATGATTACAAAGAATATgagaatatcttttatttttcatcatttatgGAGCGTCAAAAAATTGGTACTGTAGAGAAAGCATATAAATACAATGAATGGGAGAAAGTCTTTGGGTATGACTCATTCCTTACTCAACATACAAGCACATACACCTCAGAGAAACCTTATGAATATAATGAATGTGGAACATCTTTCATCTGGAGCTCTTACCTTATCCAGCATAAGAAaactcatactggagagaaaccctatgaatgtgaTAAATGTGGAAAAGTATTTAGGAATCGTTCAGCCCTTACTAAACATGAACGGACTCACACTGGAATAAAGCCCTATGAATGTaataaatgtggaaaagccttcagcTGGAATTCTCATCTTATTGTACATAAGAGaattcatacaggagagaaaccttatgtatgtaatgaatgtgggaaatctttcaACTGGAACTCCCATCTTATTGGACATCAGAGAACTCATACCGGAGAGAAACCCTTTGAATGTActgaatgtgggaaatctttcaGCTGGAGCTCCCATCTTATTGCCCACATGAGAATGCATACTGGAGAGAAGCCCTTTAAATGTGATGAATGTGAAAAAGCTTTCAGGGATTACTCAGCCCTTAGTAAACACGAAAGAACTCACTCTGGAGCAAAACCATATAAATGTACTGAATGTGGAAAATCCTTCAGCTGGAGCTCCCATCTTATTGCccatcagagaactcacacaggagagaaaccctataaCTGTCAGGAATGTGGCAAAGCATTCAGAGAACGCTCAGCCCTCACTAAACATgaaataattcattctggaaTCAAGCCTTATGAATGTAATAAATGTGGGAAGTCCTGCAGCCAGATGGCTCACCTTGTTAGACATCAAAGGACTCATACTGGAGAAAAGCCCTATGAGTGTAATAAATGTGGAAAATCCTTCAGTCAGAGCTGTCACCTTGTTGCTCATCGGAGAATTCACACTGGTgagaaaccctataaatgtaATCAATGTGAAAGATCTTTTAACTGTAGCTCTCACCTTATTGCACACCGGAgaactcatactggagagaaaccatatagatgtaatgaatgtgggaaagcatTTAATGAGAGTTCTTCCCTTATTGTACATCTAAGAAACcatactggagaaaaaccctACAAATGTAATCATTGTGAGAAAGCTTTCTGTAAGAATTCTTCTCTCATTATTCATCAGAGAATGCATAGTGGAGAGAAACGCTTTATATGCAATGACTGTGGAAAAGCCTTTAGTGGTCACTCAGCCCTACTTCAGCATCAGAGAAATCATAGTGAAGAGAAACTGTGA